One Coffea arabica cultivar ET-39 chromosome 5c, Coffea Arabica ET-39 HiFi, whole genome shotgun sequence DNA window includes the following coding sequences:
- the LOC140004456 gene encoding ATP-dependent zinc metalloprotease FTSH 12, chloroplastic-like — MGLFRVAIYYLRVHARKDPRRRATFEALIAQLDGEKERTGVDRFSLRQVVKFICATNRPDELDLEFVRPGRIDRRLYIGLPDAKQRVQIFGVHSAGKRLAEDVDFEKLVFRTVGYSGADIRNLVNEAGIMSVRKGHTKIYQQDIVDVLDKQLLEGMGVLLTEEEQQKCEQNVSMCLLKRRDFWQYMKLDR; from the exons ATGGGGCTTTTTCGGGTAGCTATATACTACCTGAGAGT gcATGCTCGAAAGGATCCACGAAGAAGAGCAACATTTGAAGCTCTTATTGCTCAGCTTGATGGAGA GAAAGAAAGAACAGGTGTTGACAGGTTCTCATTGAGGCAAGTTGTCAAATTCATCTGTGCTACTAATAGGCCAGATGAATTGGACCTAGAATTTGTTCGGCCTGGACGTATTGACCGTCGTTTATATATTGGATTACCTGATGCAAAGCAACGTGTACAAATTTTTGGTGTGCATAGTGCTGGTAAACGACTTGCAGAGGATGTTGATTTTGAGAAG CTTGTATTTCGTACTGTTGGATATTCAGGAGCGGATATTAGAAACCTAGTGAATGAAGCTGGAATAATGTCG GTGAGAAAAGGGCATACTAAGATCTACCAACAAGACATTGTAGATGTATTGGACAAGCAACTGCTTGAGGGTATGGGTGTGCTTCTCACGGAGGAAGAGCAGCAGAAATGTGAACAAAATGTAAGCAT GTGTCTTTTGAAAAGAAGAGACTTCTGGCAGTACATGAAGCTGGACAGATAG